The following coding sequences lie in one Pseudomonas svalbardensis genomic window:
- a CDS encoding lipase family alpha/beta hydrolase encodes MLRNATTQYPILLVHGLFGFDRIGKIELFHDVKQALRSAGARVLIPHLSATHSNEVRGDQLLAQIERVLEGTGANKVNLIGHSQGALAARYAAATAPEAIASVTSVSGPNHGSELADFLRKALTPGRLPEHVASTVATLFADFLSLLSGHRHLPQNAIAALNALTTEGVGAFNDKYPQGLPKTWGGKGRELVDGVRYYSWSGTLQGDILDKGLDALSPLHGFLRAFSHYFTTEPEQNDGLVGRYSSHLGKVIRSDYPLDHLDSLSQTSGPLRKGIDPIALYVQHAERLRNAGL; translated from the coding sequence ATGCTACGGAATGCAACTACTCAGTATCCGATCCTGTTGGTCCACGGGCTCTTCGGCTTCGATCGCATCGGCAAGATCGAACTCTTTCATGACGTCAAGCAGGCCCTCAGGAGTGCAGGCGCAAGAGTGCTTATCCCGCACTTGTCGGCTACCCATAGCAATGAAGTTCGAGGCGACCAACTTCTGGCGCAGATCGAACGGGTACTGGAAGGAACCGGTGCAAACAAAGTCAACCTGATCGGCCACAGCCAAGGCGCGCTCGCTGCACGTTATGCGGCAGCGACAGCGCCGGAAGCAATCGCTTCGGTGACGTCCGTCAGCGGACCAAATCACGGCTCGGAACTGGCCGACTTCTTGCGCAAGGCGCTGACGCCCGGGCGGCTGCCGGAACACGTCGCCTCGACAGTTGCAACGTTGTTTGCAGACTTTCTATCGTTGCTCAGCGGCCACCGTCACCTGCCGCAGAACGCCATCGCCGCTCTGAATGCCCTGACCACCGAAGGTGTAGGCGCGTTCAATGATAAGTACCCTCAGGGGTTGCCGAAAACCTGGGGTGGCAAGGGTCGCGAACTGGTCGACGGCGTACGTTATTACTCCTGGAGCGGCACCCTGCAGGGCGACATCCTCGACAAAGGGCTTGATGCTCTTAGTCCGCTGCACGGGTTCCTCCGCGCCTTTTCCCACTACTTCACCACCGAACCCGAGCAGAACGATGGCCTGGTTGGCCGCTACAGCTCCCATTTGGGCAAAGTCATCCGGTCCGACTACCCGCTGGATCATCTGGACAGCCTCAGCCAGACCTCCGGTCCGTTGCGCAAGGGCATCGACCCGATTGCCCTGTATGTGCAGCATGCAGAGCGTCTGAGAAATGCCGGCCTATAA
- a CDS encoding peptidylprolyl isomerase, with amino-acid sequence MAKATARHILVASEAKCNELKAQIEGGADFAEVAKANSTCPSSRQGGDLGSFGPGQMVKEFDAVVFSAPINVVQGPVKTQFGYHLLEVTSRQD; translated from the coding sequence ATGGCTAAAGCCACTGCCCGTCACATCCTCGTTGCCAGCGAAGCCAAGTGCAACGAATTGAAAGCCCAAATCGAAGGCGGCGCTGATTTCGCCGAAGTCGCCAAAGCCAACTCCACTTGCCCGTCCAGCCGCCAGGGCGGTGATCTGGGTTCGTTCGGTCCAGGCCAGATGGTCAAGGAATTCGACGCCGTGGTCTTCAGCGCACCGATCAACGTGGTGCAAGGCCCGGTCAAGACCCAGTTCGGTTACCACCTGCTGGAAGTGACCAGCCGTCAGGACTGA
- a CDS encoding extracellular solute-binding protein — protein sequence MRLAFPTLLFTAVALLLCVTGVTAAPQHALTVYGEPAKYPAGFSHFAYTNPQAPKGGTMRRSAVEIGHFDHMLPYIDKGIGVTQIDGLLYSPLAQRSLDEPYTVYGLVAQKMERSDDGLFLRFYLNPKARFADGKPITAEDVRYTFDLLMTQGSLRYRTQFADVKGVEVESALTVRFDLKSNENRTLPLDIATLPVFPEHWWKTRDFANGGGYEPPLGSGPYRVSKVDSGRSITFERNADWWGKDLPVSRGLYNFDRFSIEYFGDTDVARQVLRGGAYDYNREFSATGYSIGYDGPALSDGRLQKAHLATQAPQTAQGFVFNLQNPMFQDRRVRQALAMLWDFEWSNRQMMRDMYIRQQSYFSNTDLAARHLPDAGELAILEPLRGQIPDEVFIQVFEAPKTDGSGVIRDKQLQALDLLEQAGWKPDGDQLVNAEGKSLSFTFLVSQNGMDRLLLPYKRTLKQIGIDMNIRRIDSSQYVNRLMSRDYDMIVTGYPVTTSPGGELLNYFGSVSANDPGANNYMVLKNPAVDTLIAGLIRATTQPEMLHYAHALDRVLQWNYYWIPNYYPPGSSTVWWNRFGRPNEQASNDEAIESWWEISTTPLTNQQMTAEQISRGKPGGPH from the coding sequence ATGCGACTGGCGTTCCCTACTTTATTGTTCACGGCCGTGGCCCTGTTGTTGTGCGTCACCGGTGTGACTGCAGCACCGCAACATGCGTTGACCGTGTACGGTGAACCGGCGAAGTATCCTGCCGGCTTCAGTCATTTTGCCTACACAAACCCGCAAGCCCCCAAGGGTGGCACGATGCGCCGCTCGGCCGTCGAAATCGGTCATTTCGATCATATGTTGCCCTACATCGATAAAGGCATTGGCGTCACACAGATCGACGGCCTGCTTTACTCGCCCCTCGCCCAGCGTTCACTGGATGAGCCTTACACCGTCTACGGCCTGGTGGCACAGAAGATGGAGCGTTCGGACGACGGTTTGTTCCTGCGCTTCTACCTGAACCCCAAGGCTCGTTTTGCAGACGGCAAACCGATCACGGCCGAAGACGTTCGTTACACCTTCGACCTGTTGATGACCCAGGGCAGCCTGCGTTATCGCACTCAATTTGCCGACGTCAAAGGCGTCGAAGTGGAATCAGCTCTAACGGTTCGGTTCGACTTGAAAAGTAATGAAAACCGTACCCTGCCCCTTGATATCGCGACCTTGCCGGTGTTTCCCGAGCATTGGTGGAAGACTCGCGACTTCGCCAATGGGGGCGGTTACGAGCCACCGTTGGGCAGTGGCCCTTACAGGGTGAGCAAAGTCGACTCCGGTCGCAGCATCACCTTCGAGCGCAATGCCGATTGGTGGGGCAAGGATTTACCGGTCAGCCGCGGCCTCTACAACTTCGATCGTTTCAGCATCGAGTACTTCGGCGATACCGACGTCGCCCGCCAGGTCCTGCGCGGCGGTGCCTACGACTACAACCGAGAATTTTCCGCCACCGGTTACTCCATCGGCTACGACGGCCCGGCCCTCAGTGACGGGCGCCTGCAAAAGGCGCACCTGGCAACGCAAGCTCCCCAAACGGCTCAGGGCTTTGTGTTCAATTTACAAAACCCTATGTTCCAGGACCGTCGAGTGCGTCAGGCGCTGGCCATGCTCTGGGATTTCGAGTGGAGCAACCGGCAGATGATGCGCGACATGTACATCCGCCAGCAGAGTTACTTTTCCAACACCGACCTCGCCGCCCGACACCTGCCGGACGCCGGCGAACTGGCGATTCTCGAACCGCTGCGCGGGCAGATCCCCGACGAGGTGTTCATCCAGGTTTTCGAAGCACCAAAAACCGATGGCAGTGGCGTGATACGCGACAAACAGTTGCAGGCACTCGATTTGCTCGAACAGGCCGGCTGGAAACCCGATGGCGATCAACTGGTCAACGCCGAAGGCAAGTCATTGAGTTTCACTTTCCTGGTCAGCCAGAACGGCATGGACCGATTGCTGCTGCCTTATAAGCGCACCCTGAAACAGATCGGCATCGACATGAACATCCGCCGCATCGACTCGTCCCAATACGTGAATCGCCTGATGAGCCGCGACTACGACATGATCGTCACCGGCTACCCGGTCACGACGTCGCCCGGGGGTGAACTGCTCAATTACTTCGGCTCGGTCTCGGCCAACGACCCTGGCGCCAATAACTACATGGTCTTGAAAAATCCGGCGGTCGACACATTGATCGCCGGGTTGATTCGCGCCACCACCCAACCCGAAATGCTGCACTACGCCCACGCGCTGGACCGGGTGCTGCAATGGAACTACTACTGGATTCCCAACTATTACCCGCCGGGCAGCTCCACCGTGTGGTGGAATCGTTTCGGCAGGCCCAACGAGCAAGCGAGCAATGACGAAGCCATCGAGAGCTGGTGGGAAATCAGCACCACGCCGCTGACCAACCAACAGATGACCGCTGAGCAAATCAGCCGTGGCAAACCCGGAGGGCCGCACTGA
- a CDS encoding microcin C ABC transporter permease YejB codes for MWAYILRRLLLIIPTLVIILLVNFIIVQAAPGGPVEQAIAHLQGIGGASVGGGSGERMSDTSRSSRGLDPQLIKDIEKQYGFDKPAHERLWLMLTSYARLDFGKSFFRGATVTDLILEKMPVTISLGLWATLITYLVSIPLGIRKAVHHGSHFDIWSSTAIVIGYAMPAFLFAMFLIVVFAGGTSLNWFPVRGLVSDNFESLSTVGKIADYFWHLVLPVTALVIGGFATLTILTKNSFLNEITRQYVVTARAKGLSERRVLYGHVFRNAMLLVVSGIPQAFISVFFAGSLLIEVIFSLDGLGRMSYEAAVSRDYPVVFGSLFIFTLFGLLIKLVGDLCYTLVDPRIDFAARNA; via the coding sequence ATGTGGGCTTACATACTGCGGCGTCTGCTGCTGATCATTCCGACGCTGGTGATCATTCTTCTGGTCAACTTCATCATCGTCCAGGCCGCGCCGGGCGGCCCGGTGGAACAGGCCATCGCGCACTTGCAAGGCATCGGCGGCGCGAGTGTCGGCGGCGGTTCCGGCGAACGCATGTCCGACACCTCCCGATCCAGTCGCGGCCTCGACCCGCAACTGATCAAGGACATCGAAAAGCAATACGGCTTCGATAAGCCGGCGCACGAACGCCTGTGGCTGATGCTCACCAGTTACGCGCGCCTGGACTTCGGCAAGAGCTTTTTCCGCGGCGCGACCGTCACCGATCTGATCCTGGAAAAAATGCCGGTGACCATTTCCCTTGGTCTCTGGGCGACGCTGATCACCTACCTGGTGTCAATTCCTTTGGGGATCCGCAAGGCCGTGCACCACGGCAGCCATTTCGATATCTGGAGCAGCACCGCGATCGTCATCGGCTACGCCATGCCCGCGTTTCTGTTCGCGATGTTCCTGATCGTGGTCTTCGCCGGCGGTACCTCGCTGAACTGGTTCCCAGTGCGCGGGCTGGTCTCGGACAACTTCGAATCGTTGTCGACCGTGGGCAAAATCGCCGATTACTTCTGGCACCTGGTATTGCCGGTGACGGCGCTGGTGATCGGCGGGTTCGCCACACTGACCATTCTGACCAAGAACTCCTTCCTCAATGAAATCACGCGCCAGTACGTGGTCACCGCCCGCGCCAAGGGTCTGAGCGAACGCCGAGTGCTCTACGGTCACGTGTTTCGCAACGCCATGCTGCTGGTGGTCTCGGGGATTCCCCAGGCGTTCATCAGCGTATTTTTCGCCGGCTCTCTGCTGATCGAAGTGATTTTCTCTCTCGACGGCCTGGGTCGCATGAGTTACGAAGCCGCGGTTTCCCGGGACTACCCGGTGGTATTCGGTTCGCTGTTCATCTTCACGCTGTTCGGTCTCTTGATAAAACTGGTCGGCGACCTCTGCTACACCCTCGTCGACCCGCGTATCGACTTCGCCGCGAGGAACGCCTGA
- a CDS encoding ABC transporter permease, with protein sequence MFKLSPLGRRRFERFKKNRRGWWSLWLFVGLFLLTLGGELIANDKPLIVSYQGSLYFPALKRHTEQEFGGQLPFQADYRSDYVQKLIHQDGGWMLFPPIPFSDDTPNYDLNQPTPSPPTKVNWLGTDDQARDVLARVIFGARVSILFALMLTFVSALIGIAAGALQGYYGGWVDLIGQRLLEVWSGLPVLYLLIILSGFVEPNFWWLLGIMALFSWLALVDVVRAEFLRGRNLEYVKAARALGLTDRKVIVRHILPNAMNATLSYLPFILTGAISTLTALDFLGFGMPAGSASLGELIGQGKQNLQAPWLGLTAFFTLALILSLLVFIGEALRDAFDPRS encoded by the coding sequence ATGTTCAAGCTCTCGCCGTTAGGTCGTCGTCGTTTCGAGCGTTTCAAGAAAAACCGTCGTGGCTGGTGGTCGCTGTGGTTGTTTGTTGGCCTGTTCCTGTTGACCCTCGGTGGCGAACTGATTGCGAACGACAAGCCGCTGATCGTCAGCTATCAGGGCTCACTCTACTTCCCGGCACTGAAGCGTCATACCGAGCAGGAATTTGGCGGCCAGCTGCCGTTCCAGGCCGACTACCGCAGCGATTATGTGCAGAAGCTGATTCACCAGGACGGTGGCTGGATGCTGTTCCCGCCGATCCCCTTCAGCGACGACACACCGAACTATGACCTCAATCAACCGACGCCAAGTCCTCCGACGAAGGTTAACTGGCTGGGCACCGACGACCAGGCGCGGGACGTGTTGGCCCGAGTGATTTTCGGTGCGCGGGTGTCGATCCTGTTTGCCTTGATGCTGACGTTTGTCAGTGCACTGATCGGCATCGCTGCCGGCGCCCTGCAAGGCTACTACGGCGGCTGGGTCGACCTGATCGGTCAACGGTTGCTGGAGGTTTGGTCGGGGCTGCCGGTGCTGTACCTGCTGATCATCCTGTCGGGTTTCGTCGAGCCTAATTTCTGGTGGCTGCTGGGGATCATGGCGCTGTTTTCCTGGTTGGCCCTGGTGGACGTGGTGCGCGCCGAATTCCTGCGCGGACGCAACCTGGAATACGTCAAAGCAGCCCGGGCGCTGGGCTTGACCGACCGAAAAGTCATCGTCCGGCACATTCTGCCCAACGCGATGAACGCGACCCTGAGCTACCTGCCGTTCATTCTGACCGGAGCGATCTCCACCCTCACAGCGTTGGACTTTCTCGGTTTCGGCATGCCCGCCGGCAGTGCATCGTTGGGCGAGTTGATCGGTCAGGGTAAACAAAACCTGCAAGCGCCGTGGCTGGGATTGACGGCGTTTTTCACCCTGGCGCTGATTCTTTCTTTACTGGTGTTTATCGGGGAGGCGTTGCGTGATGCCTTTGATCCCCGATCGTGA
- a CDS encoding ABC transporter ATP-binding protein: MSNNLIEIRDLRVAFSGQTVVRNLCLDIRPGECLALVGESGCGKSVTAHSILQLLPETGTETTGSIRYRGRELVGAPAKVLRELRGNRIAMIFQEPMTSLNPLHSIEKQIGETLLLHKGLAGKAAQARILELLHLVGIQKPKERLKAYPHQLSGGQRQRVMIAMALACEPELLIADEPTTALDVTVQRKILLLLKSLQQRLGMSLLLISHDLNLVRSIAQRVCVMKAGEIVEQAPCETLFTEPKHPYSCVLLNAEPEGEALPRDERENVLEVNDLRVQFALSGGLFQRKTYLKAVDGISLNIQRGKTLGIVGESGSGKSTLGQAILRLLDSEGSIRFQGEALDGLTQKQLRPWRKKMQVVFQDPFGSLSPRMSVAQIISEGLEVHSQLTADECKAEVIRALEEVGLDPQSRHRYPHEFSGGQRQRIAIARALVLKPALILLDEPTSALDRTVQKQVVALLRQLQEKHGLTYLFISHDLAVVRALAHDMIVIKDGKVVESGASHDVFDSPQHPYTKELLAAAHPGAVR; this comes from the coding sequence ATGAGTAACAACCTGATCGAAATCCGTGACCTGCGCGTCGCCTTCAGTGGCCAGACCGTGGTGCGCAATCTGTGCCTGGACATCCGCCCTGGCGAATGCCTGGCGCTGGTGGGCGAGTCGGGCTGCGGCAAGTCGGTGACCGCTCACTCGATCCTGCAACTGCTGCCCGAGACCGGCACCGAAACCACGGGCAGTATTCGCTACCGTGGCCGGGAGCTGGTCGGCGCCCCGGCCAAGGTGTTGCGAGAACTGCGGGGTAACCGCATCGCGATGATCTTCCAGGAGCCCATGACCTCGCTCAACCCATTGCACAGCATCGAAAAGCAGATCGGCGAAACCCTGCTGCTGCACAAGGGCCTGGCCGGTAAAGCGGCGCAAGCGCGGATACTCGAGTTGCTGCATCTGGTCGGCATTCAGAAGCCCAAAGAGCGGCTCAAGGCCTATCCCCATCAATTGTCCGGCGGTCAGCGGCAACGGGTGATGATCGCCATGGCCCTGGCCTGCGAACCGGAGTTGCTGATCGCCGACGAACCGACCACCGCGCTGGACGTGACAGTGCAGCGCAAGATCCTGCTGCTGCTCAAATCCCTGCAACAGCGTCTCGGCATGTCGCTGCTGCTGATCAGCCACGACCTCAATCTGGTGCGCAGCATTGCCCAACGAGTCTGCGTGATGAAGGCCGGGGAAATCGTCGAGCAGGCACCTTGCGAAACGCTGTTTACCGAACCGAAACATCCTTACAGCTGCGTCTTGCTGAATGCCGAACCGGAAGGTGAAGCGCTGCCCCGGGACGAGCGCGAGAACGTGCTTGAGGTAAATGACTTGCGGGTGCAGTTCGCCCTCAGTGGCGGGCTGTTTCAGCGCAAGACTTACCTGAAAGCAGTGGATGGCATCAGCCTCAACATTCAACGCGGCAAGACGCTGGGCATTGTGGGCGAATCCGGTTCCGGCAAGTCGACGCTGGGTCAGGCAATCCTGCGCCTGCTCGATTCCGAAGGCAGCATTCGCTTTCAGGGTGAAGCGCTGGACGGCCTGACGCAAAAACAGCTGCGGCCGTGGCGCAAGAAAATGCAGGTGGTGTTCCAGGACCCGTTCGGCAGCCTCAGCCCGCGAATGTCCGTGGCGCAGATCATCAGTGAAGGTCTTGAAGTGCATAGCCAGCTGACGGCTGACGAATGCAAAGCCGAAGTGATTCGGGCACTGGAAGAAGTCGGCCTCGACCCGCAAAGCCGTCATCGCTACCCGCACGAGTTTTCCGGCGGCCAACGACAACGCATCGCCATCGCCCGGGCGCTGGTGCTGAAACCGGCGCTGATCCTGCTGGACGAACCGACCTCGGCGCTGGATCGCACGGTGCAAAAACAAGTGGTCGCCCTGCTCCGCCAACTTCAGGAAAAACACGGCCTGACCTACCTGTTCATCAGCCACGACCTGGCAGTGGTCCGTGCCCTGGCTCATGACATGATCGTGATCAAGGACGGCAAAGTGGTGGAAAGCGGTGCCAGCCATGATGTGTTTGATTCGCCGCAGCATCCGTATACCAAGGAGCTGTTGGCGGCGGCGCATCCTGGAGCCGTCCGATGA
- a CDS encoding sigma-54 interaction domain-containing protein, with the protein MNTTESLKDYQRVRLLAIRSLFEIIEQSSEGTVIVDRDANIVWMNERYARRFGLESAEVAIGKSCESVIPGSLLREVVRTGRPILLDMQDTPKEPLVVMRLPIHDDAGVVIGAIGFALFDELRSLSPMLKRYMSMQEELASTRSLLRARQTKYNFAHFIGTSAASLEVKRRARRSASAESPVLLLGETGTGKELLAQAIHGASPRAHKAFVSINSAAIPESLLEAEFFGTAPGAFTGADRKGRAGKLQIAQGGTLFLDEIGDMPLPLQSKLLRVLQEKEFEPVGSNEVIQSDVRVIAATSTDLDAAIKRGEFRADLYYRLNVLPIQVPPLRDRLDDLPALSEAILEELRSQHELNREALDLLGQHAWPGNIRELRNVLERAALLSDDLMLNAADIRAAIGTLTPVARAAPVTIEPVAHETFSEARERFDRQLIEAALAQCGGKVVEAAARLGLGRSTLYKKMVALGIVESP; encoded by the coding sequence ATGAACACCACCGAAAGCCTCAAGGACTACCAGCGCGTTCGTTTGCTGGCCATCCGCTCGTTGTTCGAGATCATCGAGCAGTCCAGCGAAGGCACGGTGATTGTCGACCGCGATGCGAACATCGTCTGGATGAACGAGCGCTATGCCCGACGCTTCGGCCTGGAATCAGCGGAAGTGGCAATCGGCAAGTCCTGCGAAAGCGTGATCCCCGGCAGTCTGTTGCGCGAGGTGGTGCGTACCGGTCGGCCGATTTTGCTCGATATGCAGGACACCCCCAAAGAACCATTGGTGGTGATGCGCCTGCCGATTCATGACGACGCCGGCGTGGTGATCGGCGCCATCGGGTTTGCGCTGTTCGACGAATTACGCAGCCTCTCGCCGATGCTCAAGCGCTACATGAGCATGCAGGAAGAACTGGCGTCCACCCGCTCGCTGCTGCGAGCGCGGCAGACCAAGTACAACTTCGCGCACTTCATCGGCACCAGTGCCGCCAGCCTCGAAGTCAAACGCCGCGCCCGACGCAGTGCCAGCGCCGAGTCCCCAGTGTTGCTGCTCGGTGAAACCGGCACCGGCAAAGAGCTGCTGGCCCAGGCGATCCACGGCGCTTCGCCGCGTGCGCACAAAGCCTTTGTCAGCATCAACAGCGCGGCGATTCCCGAATCGTTGCTGGAAGCGGAATTCTTCGGCACCGCGCCCGGCGCGTTTACCGGCGCCGATCGCAAGGGCCGCGCCGGCAAGTTGCAAATTGCCCAGGGCGGCACCCTGTTTCTCGATGAAATCGGCGACATGCCGTTGCCACTGCAAAGCAAACTGCTGCGGGTACTGCAGGAGAAAGAATTCGAGCCGGTGGGTTCCAACGAAGTGATCCAGAGCGATGTGCGGGTGATTGCCGCGACCTCCACGGATTTGGATGCCGCGATCAAACGCGGTGAATTTCGCGCCGATCTGTATTACCGCCTCAACGTGCTGCCGATCCAGGTCCCACCGCTGCGTGATCGACTCGACGATCTCCCGGCTCTCAGTGAAGCCATTCTGGAAGAACTGCGCAGTCAACACGAATTGAACCGCGAAGCCTTGGACCTGCTGGGTCAACATGCCTGGCCGGGGAATATTCGTGAACTGCGCAACGTGCTGGAGCGGGCGGCATTGCTCAGTGATGACTTGATGCTGAATGCCGCAGATATCCGCGCGGCGATTGGTACGCTCACACCGGTAGCGCGTGCGGCGCCTGTAACGATTGAGCCGGTTGCGCATGAGACTTTCAGTGAGGCTCGGGAGCGGTTTGATCGACAGTTGATTGAAGCTGCCCTCGCGCAATGTGGCGGGAAGGTTGTTGAAGCGGCGGCGCGGTTGGGCTTGGGGCGGTCAACTTTGTATAAGAAGATGGTGGCGTTGGGGATTGTAGAGTCTCCGTAA
- a CDS encoding GntP family permease, whose product MSVIIALAALTLLMLAAYRGYSVILFAPIAALGAVLLTDPSAVAPAFTGVFMEKMVGFIKLYFPVFLLGAVFGKLIELSGFSRSIVAAAIRLLGTSQAMLVIVLVCALLTYGGVSLFVVVFAVYPFAAEMFRQSNIPKRLIPATIALGAFSFTMDALPGTPQIQNIIPSTFFNTTAWAAPWLGLIGAIFVVCAGMLFLQRQRNKAQHAGEGYGTDLRNEPQTAADIKLPNPWIAVSPLLAVGIMNLLFTQWIPQWYGKTHSLALPGMAAPVTTEIAKLTAIWAVQAALLVGIIMVLVFGFQAIRGKLAEGSRSAVSGSLLAAMNTASEYGFGAVIASLPGFLVLADWLKSIPNPLVNEAITVTLLAGITGSASGGMSIALAAMANDFIAAAHAANIPLEVLHRVAAMASGGMDTLPHNGAVITLLAVTGLTHREAYKDIFCITLIKTLAVFVVIGTFYATGIV is encoded by the coding sequence ATGAGTGTGATCATTGCCTTGGCAGCTCTCACGCTGCTAATGCTCGCGGCTTACCGTGGCTACAGCGTTATCCTCTTTGCCCCGATTGCCGCCCTCGGCGCCGTACTGCTCACCGACCCTTCCGCCGTCGCCCCCGCGTTCACCGGGGTGTTCATGGAGAAAATGGTCGGCTTCATCAAACTGTATTTCCCGGTGTTCCTGCTCGGTGCGGTGTTCGGCAAGCTGATCGAGCTGTCGGGCTTTTCGCGCTCCATCGTCGCAGCGGCGATTCGTCTCCTCGGCACGAGTCAGGCGATGCTGGTGATCGTACTGGTCTGCGCCCTGCTGACCTACGGCGGCGTGTCGCTGTTCGTGGTGGTGTTCGCGGTCTACCCGTTTGCCGCTGAAATGTTCCGCCAGAGCAATATTCCCAAGCGACTGATTCCGGCGACCATTGCCCTCGGCGCATTCTCGTTCACCATGGACGCCCTGCCCGGTACCCCGCAAATCCAGAACATCATCCCCAGCACCTTCTTCAACACCACCGCCTGGGCCGCGCCCTGGCTGGGCCTGATCGGCGCGATCTTCGTGGTCTGCGCCGGCATGCTGTTTCTGCAGCGCCAGCGCAACAAAGCGCAGCACGCCGGTGAAGGGTATGGCACCGATCTGCGCAACGAGCCGCAAACCGCTGCCGACATCAAACTGCCCAACCCATGGATCGCCGTGTCGCCGCTGCTGGCCGTCGGCATCATGAACCTGCTGTTCACTCAGTGGATTCCGCAGTGGTACGGCAAGACCCACAGCCTTGCGCTGCCGGGCATGGCCGCGCCGGTGACCACTGAAATCGCCAAACTCACGGCGATCTGGGCCGTTCAGGCAGCCTTGCTGGTCGGCATCATTATGGTGCTGGTATTCGGCTTCCAGGCGATTCGCGGCAAGTTGGCCGAAGGCAGTAGAAGTGCGGTCAGCGGTTCGTTGCTGGCGGCGATGAACACCGCATCGGAGTACGGCTTTGGTGCGGTGATCGCCTCCTTGCCGGGCTTCCTGGTATTGGCCGACTGGCTCAAGAGCATTCCCAATCCGCTGGTCAACGAAGCGATTACCGTAACCCTGCTGGCCGGCATCACCGGTTCTGCGTCGGGCGGTATGAGCATTGCGCTGGCGGCCATGGCCAATGACTTCATCGCAGCGGCCCATGCCGCCAATATCCCGCTGGAAGTACTGCACCGGGTGGCCGCGATGGCCAGTGGCGGCATGGACACCCTGCCGCACAACGGCGCGGTGATTACCTTGCTGGCGGTCACCGGCCTGACCCACCGCGAAGCCTACAAAGACATTTTCTGTATTACGCTGATCAAGACCCTGGCGGTTTTTGTGGTGATCGGTACTTTCTACGCCACTGGCATTGTGTGA
- the hbdH gene encoding 3-hydroxybutyrate dehydrogenase — protein sequence MTTLSGKTALVTGSTSGIGLGIALSLAKAGANLILNGFGDASKVIAEVEQFGSKVGHHPADVSDPAQIADMIAYAEREFGGVDILVNNAGIQHVAQVEEFPVERWDSIIAINLSSVFHSTRLSLPGMRAKGWGRIINIASVHGQVGSVGKAAYVAAKHGVIGLTKVVGLETATTNVTCNAICPGWVLTPLVQKQIDDRIAKGIDPQQAQHDLLAEKQPSLEFVTPPQLGELVLFLCSEAGSQVRGAAWNIDGGWLAQ from the coding sequence ATGACGACTCTTTCGGGCAAGACTGCACTGGTCACCGGTTCCACCAGCGGCATCGGCCTGGGCATTGCCCTCAGCCTGGCCAAGGCTGGAGCCAATCTGATCCTCAACGGTTTCGGTGATGCGTCCAAGGTGATTGCCGAGGTCGAGCAATTCGGTAGCAAGGTCGGCCATCACCCGGCCGATGTCAGCGACCCGGCGCAGATCGCCGACATGATTGCCTACGCCGAGCGTGAGTTCGGCGGCGTGGACATCCTGGTCAACAACGCCGGTATTCAGCATGTGGCGCAGGTGGAAGAGTTCCCGGTGGAGCGCTGGGATTCGATCATTGCGATCAACCTGTCGTCGGTATTCCACAGCACCCGTTTGAGCCTGCCAGGCATGCGCGCCAAGGGTTGGGGACGGATCATCAATATCGCTTCGGTGCATGGCCAGGTCGGGTCGGTGGGCAAGGCGGCTTACGTGGCGGCCAAGCATGGCGTCATCGGTTTGACCAAGGTGGTAGGGCTGGAAACGGCCACCACCAATGTCACCTGCAACGCCATCTGCCCAGGTTGGGTGCTGACGCCACTGGTGCAGAAGCAGATTGATGACCGCATCGCCAAAGGGATCGACCCGCAGCAGGCGCAGCATGATTTGCTGGCCGAGAAGCAGCCTTCGCTGGAGTTTGTGACGCCGCCACAATTGGGCGAACTGGTGCTGTTTTTGTGCAGTGAGGCCGGTAGCCAGGTGCGTGGCGCGGCGTGGAATATTGATGGTGGGTGGTTGGCGCAGTAA